In Aquimarina sp. TRL1, a single window of DNA contains:
- the hemC gene encoding hydroxymethylbilane synthase — MTRTIRIGTRDSELALWQANTVREQLEKSGYTTTLVPVKSTGDIVLDKPLYELGITGIFTKTLDVAMLNGDIDIAVHSMKDVPTALPKGIVEAAVLKRAATQDILVHKGLDFLDNKGIIATGSLRRKAQWLHRYPEHTVVDLRGNVNTRMKKLEDNDWNGAIFAAAGLQRINLTPDNFIDLDWMIPAPAQGAMLVVAKEEDAFCLEALSLLNDKETQECVAIERDFLRTLEGGCTAPIGALASKVNDVEYRFEGALFSLDGTQKIQVEETFSLGKHEGLGKKLAEKLLDEGGKELMKEIKEILKKD; from the coding sequence TTGACAAGAACTATTCGTATCGGAACCAGAGATAGTGAACTTGCCTTATGGCAAGCGAATACTGTTAGAGAGCAGCTCGAGAAATCAGGGTATACAACCACATTAGTTCCTGTTAAGTCTACAGGAGATATTGTACTGGATAAACCCCTTTATGAATTAGGAATTACAGGTATTTTTACTAAAACATTGGATGTTGCTATGCTTAATGGGGATATTGATATTGCAGTACACTCCATGAAAGATGTGCCTACGGCCTTACCCAAAGGAATTGTCGAAGCAGCAGTGTTAAAAAGAGCTGCAACGCAAGATATTTTGGTGCATAAAGGACTGGATTTCTTAGATAATAAAGGAATAATTGCTACAGGAAGCCTTCGAAGAAAAGCGCAATGGCTTCATCGATATCCTGAGCATACAGTAGTGGATCTTCGAGGAAATGTCAATACCAGAATGAAGAAGTTAGAAGACAATGATTGGAATGGTGCCATTTTTGCCGCAGCGGGTCTACAGAGAATTAATCTTACTCCTGATAATTTTATAGATTTGGACTGGATGATTCCAGCACCTGCTCAGGGAGCAATGTTAGTTGTAGCAAAAGAAGAAGATGCATTTTGTCTGGAAGCACTATCGCTTCTAAACGATAAAGAAACACAAGAATGTGTAGCTATAGAACGAGATTTTCTACGCACTTTAGAAGGAGGGTGTACCGCTCCTATTGGTGCATTAGCGAGTAAAGTAAATGATGTGGAATACCGGTTTGAAGGAGCGTTGTTTAGTCTTGACGGAACTCAAAAAATTCAGGTAGAAGAAACATTTTCTTTAGGAAAACACGAAGGCTTGGGAAAAAAACTGGCAGAGAAACTGTTGGATGAAGGAGGGAAGGAATTAATGAAAGAAATAAAAGAAATTCTTAAGAAAGATTGA
- a CDS encoding helix-turn-helix transcriptional regulator, with product MEIELKNNAPGILEETKIEEGFFILKFQNKTDNSQCVIREIDSSFIQFHFCLKGSTKFNFNNGSYAIGLTKDHSLLLYNPQRDLPMNLEMEKGSALISILISIQKFHSLFSKEADYIPFLGVGNRDKKYYSDGVTSPSMSVVLNQIINYSLHQSIKQLYFKGKIYELLSLYFNRTEDTDIEQCPFLVDEENVLKIRKAKEIIIARMAEPPTLQELSNEIGLSLKKLKDGFKQIYGEPVYSFLFDYKMEMARKLLASGSYNVNEVGLKVGYSTASHFIAAFKKKFGTTPKKYITSLS from the coding sequence ATGGAAATTGAATTAAAAAATAACGCTCCAGGGATTTTAGAAGAAACAAAAATAGAAGAAGGCTTTTTCATTTTGAAATTCCAAAATAAAACCGATAACAGTCAATGTGTTATACGTGAAATAGACAGTAGTTTTATTCAATTTCATTTTTGTTTAAAAGGAAGTACCAAATTCAATTTCAACAATGGAAGCTATGCTATCGGGCTAACTAAAGATCATTCTTTACTTCTTTATAATCCGCAACGGGATTTGCCAATGAACCTGGAAATGGAAAAAGGTTCGGCACTGATATCTATTTTGATCTCTATTCAAAAGTTTCATTCTCTTTTTTCTAAAGAAGCTGACTACATTCCTTTTTTAGGTGTAGGAAACCGTGACAAAAAATACTATTCTGATGGAGTTACTTCTCCTTCGATGTCTGTAGTACTTAATCAAATCATCAATTACAGCCTACACCAATCTATTAAACAATTATATTTTAAAGGAAAGATATATGAACTATTAAGTCTCTATTTCAACAGAACAGAAGATACCGATATAGAGCAATGCCCTTTTCTGGTAGACGAAGAAAATGTTTTGAAAATAAGAAAGGCTAAAGAAATTATTATTGCCCGAATGGCAGAACCTCCTACACTTCAGGAATTATCTAATGAAATAGGACTTTCTTTGAAAAAATTAAAAGATGGTTTTAAGCAAATTTACGGAGAGCCTGTTTACAGTTTCCTTTTTGATTATAAGATGGAAATGGCACGAAAACTTCTAGCTTCTGGAAGTTATAATGTCAATGAGGTCGGTCTAAAAGTAGGCTATAGTACAGCAAGTCATTTTATCGCAGCGTTTAAAAAGAAGTTCGGAACAACACCTAAAAAATACATTACCAGTTTAAGCTAA
- the hemA gene encoding glutamyl-tRNA reductase, translating into MESQLRAKGASFYTIGLSYKKADAETRGHFSIPEDAKVTILNEAKKQGIEVLLVTSTCNRTELHGFAQHPFQLIKLLCEHTQGTIEEFEKVAYVHKNSKAVHHLFRVGTGLDSQILGDFEIISQLKKGFKTSKQEGMTNPFLERLINAVIQASKRVKNETQISSGATSVSFASVQYMLNNVQDISHKKILLFGTGKIGRNTCENLIKHTKNDHIVLVNRTKDKAEKIAGKFNLIVKDYENLEEEVNTADILIVATGAHKPTITKEMINREKPLLILDLSIPRNVAADVEEHAAVSLIHLDYLSKMTDDTLEKRKQYIPQAEAIIEEIKEEFDSWLQTRKFAPTIKALKNKLSTFKDSEIELQRKKISDFNEEQATIISDRIIQKITNHFANHLKDENISADESIELIKKVFQLQKQ; encoded by the coding sequence ATGGAGTCCCAGTTAAGAGCAAAAGGAGCGAGTTTTTATACGATTGGATTGAGCTACAAGAAGGCTGATGCAGAAACAAGAGGTCATTTTAGTATCCCAGAAGATGCTAAAGTCACAATTCTTAATGAAGCTAAAAAACAAGGTATAGAGGTATTACTTGTTACTTCGACTTGTAATCGTACAGAACTACACGGATTTGCTCAACACCCTTTTCAGCTGATAAAATTACTATGTGAACATACGCAAGGAACGATAGAAGAATTCGAGAAAGTGGCTTATGTACATAAAAATAGTAAGGCAGTTCATCATTTATTTAGAGTAGGGACAGGATTGGATAGTCAGATTTTGGGAGATTTTGAAATTATCAGTCAATTAAAGAAAGGGTTTAAAACCTCTAAGCAAGAAGGTATGACCAATCCATTTTTAGAGCGTTTGATCAATGCAGTTATTCAGGCAAGCAAACGCGTTAAAAATGAAACGCAAATTTCTTCAGGCGCTACTTCTGTTTCGTTTGCTTCAGTACAATATATGCTAAATAATGTACAGGATATTTCTCATAAGAAAATCTTGTTATTCGGAACGGGAAAAATCGGACGGAATACATGTGAAAACCTTATTAAACATACTAAGAATGATCATATTGTTCTGGTTAACAGAACAAAAGATAAGGCAGAAAAAATCGCTGGTAAGTTTAATCTGATCGTAAAAGATTATGAGAATCTGGAAGAAGAAGTAAATACGGCAGATATACTGATTGTTGCTACAGGAGCGCATAAACCTACCATTACAAAAGAGATGATCAATAGAGAAAAACCACTATTGATTTTGGATTTATCGATTCCCAGAAATGTAGCTGCAGACGTAGAAGAACATGCAGCAGTTTCTCTTATCCATTTGGATTACTTGTCTAAGATGACAGATGATACGCTGGAGAAAAGAAAACAATATATTCCTCAAGCAGAGGCCATTATTGAAGAAATAAAAGAGGAATTCGATAGTTGGCTGCAAACCAGAAAATTTGCACCAACCATCAAAGCGTTAAAAAATAAACTATCCACGTTTAAGGACTCTGAAATAGAACTTCAAAGAAAGAAGATTTCTGATTTTAATGAAGAACAGGCAACGATTATTAGCGATCGAATTATCCAAAAAATCACCAATCATTTTGCTAATCATCTTAAAGATGAAAATATTTCGGCAGATGAAAGTATTGAGCTGATAAAAAAGGTATTTCAACTTCAAAAGCAATAA
- the hemE gene encoding uroporphyrinogen decarboxylase: MIKNDLFLRALKGETVSRPPVWMMRQAGRYLPEFRALKEKYDFFTRCRTPELAAEITVQPIDIIGPDAAILFSDILVIPQAMNIEVEMKDGVGPWLPNPVRTMADVDKVVVPDVHEELGYVFDAIKLTKEQLDNRVPLIGFAGSPWTILCYAVQGQGSKNFDQAKGLCFSQPQAAHKLLQKITDTTIAYLKAKVATGVNAVQIFDSWGGMLSPVDYQEFSWKYIQQIVDALKDETEVIVFGKGCWFALKEMAESGASAIGVDWTCSARNARYLSGGNITLQGNFDPSRLLSPPGEIKKMVKQMIDAFGKDRYIANLGHGILPNIPVDNARAFVDAVKEYGTY; encoded by the coding sequence ATGATAAAGAACGATTTATTTTTAAGAGCGTTAAAGGGAGAAACAGTATCAAGACCTCCAGTATGGATGATGCGTCAGGCAGGAAGGTATTTACCTGAGTTCAGAGCACTAAAAGAAAAGTATGATTTTTTTACAAGATGTAGAACTCCGGAATTAGCGGCAGAGATCACGGTACAGCCTATAGATATTATTGGTCCGGATGCAGCAATTCTGTTTAGTGATATCCTGGTGATACCACAGGCAATGAACATTGAAGTAGAGATGAAAGATGGTGTCGGACCATGGTTGCCTAATCCGGTTCGTACTATGGCAGACGTAGATAAGGTAGTTGTACCGGATGTGCACGAAGAACTGGGGTATGTTTTTGACGCAATTAAGTTGACAAAAGAACAATTGGACAACAGAGTTCCTTTAATTGGTTTTGCAGGTTCTCCATGGACTATTTTATGTTATGCAGTACAAGGACAGGGATCTAAAAACTTTGATCAGGCAAAAGGATTGTGTTTTTCTCAGCCTCAAGCAGCGCATAAATTATTACAAAAAATTACAGATACTACCATAGCATATCTAAAAGCCAAAGTAGCGACAGGAGTAAATGCAGTGCAAATTTTTGATAGTTGGGGAGGAATGTTATCCCCGGTAGATTATCAAGAGTTTTCGTGGAAATACATCCAGCAGATTGTAGATGCCTTAAAAGATGAAACTGAAGTTATTGTTTTCGGAAAAGGATGTTGGTTTGCATTAAAAGAAATGGCAGAATCAGGAGCTTCAGCTATTGGAGTAGACTGGACATGCTCAGCCAGAAATGCGAGATATTTAAGTGGAGGGAATATTACACTACAAGGAAATTTTGATCCTTCGAGATTATTATCGCCTCCGGGAGAGATTAAAAAGATGGTTAAGCAGATGATTGATGCATTTGGCAAAGATCGATATATTGCTAATTTAGGACATGGTATTTTACCCAATATTCCTGTGGATAATGCCAGAGCTTTTGTAGATGCGGTCAAAGAGTATGGAACATACTAA
- the hemF gene encoding oxygen-dependent coproporphyrinogen oxidase yields MKEKFYQYIQELQDTITASLEKIDGKATFKQDIWERAEGGGGRTRVIENGAVFEKGGVNISAVHGPLPKTMQQYFKVGDVDFFACGLSLVIHPKSPMVPTVHANWRYFEMYDKQGAIVDSWFGGGQDLTPYYLFEEDAQHFHQVCKDACDKHDTTFYPAYKEKCDTYFYNAHRGEARGVGGLFFDYCKKTETKTMEDWYAFVTEVGNSFLQAYCPIVERRKELPFTQEQIDWQEIRRGRYVEFNLVHDKGTLFGLKTNGRIESILMSLPPRVQWRYDHHPEEGSSENDLISVLKAPRTWV; encoded by the coding sequence ATGAAAGAAAAATTTTATCAATATATTCAGGAGTTACAGGATACTATAACAGCTTCTTTAGAGAAGATAGATGGGAAAGCTACCTTTAAACAAGATATTTGGGAGCGGGCAGAAGGTGGAGGAGGAAGAACAAGAGTGATAGAGAATGGAGCTGTTTTTGAGAAAGGGGGAGTGAATATTTCGGCAGTACACGGACCATTACCAAAGACAATGCAGCAGTATTTCAAGGTTGGAGATGTAGATTTTTTTGCCTGTGGGTTATCTCTGGTAATCCATCCCAAAAGTCCAATGGTACCTACAGTACATGCTAATTGGAGATATTTTGAAATGTATGACAAACAAGGAGCTATTGTCGATAGCTGGTTTGGAGGAGGGCAGGACTTAACACCTTATTATCTGTTCGAGGAAGATGCGCAACATTTTCATCAGGTGTGCAAAGATGCTTGTGATAAACATGATACTACTTTTTATCCTGCGTATAAAGAAAAATGTGATACCTATTTTTATAACGCGCATCGAGGAGAAGCAAGAGGAGTAGGAGGATTGTTTTTTGACTACTGTAAGAAAACAGAAACAAAAACAATGGAAGACTGGTATGCCTTTGTTACGGAAGTAGGAAATAGTTTTTTGCAGGCGTATTGTCCTATTGTAGAGAGAAGAAAAGAACTTCCGTTTACCCAGGAACAAATCGATTGGCAGGAGATCAGAAGAGGACGATATGTGGAGTTTAACCTTGTCCATGATAAGGGTACTTTATTCGGGTTAAAAACAAACGGACGTATCGAAAGTATCTTGATGAGTCTTCCCCCCAGAGTACAATGGCGATATGATCACCATCCCGAAGAAGGAAGTAGTGAGAATGACCTGATTTCTGTGCTAAAAGCACCGAGAACATGGGTGTAA
- a CDS encoding carboxypeptidase-like regulatory domain-containing protein, whose translation MKKITGSLLILFLFLSTISFSQTITSRVIDQKTGAPIPYATIEFFPNEGVITNEEGMFSYTISKKHTPQDSIYISSMGYEKTAVAFHIPIDSIIAIAPKTIELSRVFISNKHLSAAEIIEKTTERLQENYNTSLTHKRLFLRNSDFTNLSKLDVDFKKSTIEEFNKAFVDSVITTIPQKTSYYTEILGDLYGNKNTQKLSIIKAAELYDKNNTGSLEEMGKKIETIFKNNVKKDSYLKFKSGIFSQKVQVDSIIEHEKEAAAVKEAIDSPNKNNGFFISSKSNINQLFSKLFIHGASKLNILEKPGRYHFSLKDYTYIDDNSVYIIEFTPKRRGDFKGTLYINTEDFAVVRIDYENTRLLKSFKLLGLMFQETTYKGKLLFSKNANQKYDLRFMEKITGEKFGVNRPLKIIEKNKFVSGKRKQNELSLGIDMVMSTIYKSELVVFNSENIDQATYDTHKENKNSKPTYLSKYTPEFWEGYNIIEPNTAIKAFKVLD comes from the coding sequence ATGAAAAAAATTACGGGTTCCTTACTAATATTATTCCTCTTCTTGTCTACTATCTCTTTTTCTCAGACAATTACCTCGAGAGTAATTGACCAAAAAACAGGAGCCCCAATTCCATATGCTACTATTGAGTTTTTTCCTAATGAAGGAGTGATTACTAATGAAGAAGGTATGTTTAGTTATACGATCTCTAAAAAGCACACTCCCCAAGATTCGATTTACATCTCTTCTATGGGATACGAAAAAACGGCTGTCGCTTTTCACATTCCAATCGACAGTATTATTGCCATAGCTCCAAAAACGATTGAACTCAGCCGTGTATTTATCTCTAACAAACATCTAAGCGCAGCGGAAATCATAGAAAAAACAACAGAACGACTACAAGAAAATTACAATACGTCGCTTACTCACAAAAGATTGTTTTTAAGAAACTCCGATTTTACAAACCTGAGTAAATTAGATGTCGACTTCAAAAAATCAACCATAGAAGAGTTTAATAAAGCATTTGTGGATAGTGTAATTACCACCATCCCACAAAAAACATCGTATTACACAGAAATTTTAGGGGATTTATACGGCAATAAGAATACACAAAAACTATCCATCATCAAAGCAGCAGAACTATATGATAAAAACAATACCGGGTCGTTGGAAGAAATGGGCAAAAAGATAGAAACCATCTTTAAAAACAATGTAAAAAAAGACTCTTATTTAAAATTTAAATCCGGGATCTTTAGTCAGAAAGTCCAGGTAGACTCAATTATAGAGCATGAGAAAGAAGCCGCTGCGGTTAAAGAAGCTATCGATTCCCCAAATAAAAATAATGGCTTTTTTATTTCCAGTAAAAGCAACATCAATCAACTCTTCTCTAAGCTGTTTATTCACGGAGCATCCAAACTAAATATTTTAGAAAAACCGGGAAGGTATCATTTCTCCTTAAAGGACTATACCTATATAGACGATAACAGTGTATATATTATCGAATTCACCCCTAAAAGGAGGGGAGATTTTAAAGGAACGTTATATATTAACACAGAAGATTTTGCGGTGGTTCGTATCGATTATGAAAACACCCGATTATTAAAAAGCTTTAAACTATTGGGACTTATGTTTCAGGAAACTACCTATAAAGGGAAGTTACTGTTTTCAAAGAACGCAAACCAAAAATACGATCTTCGTTTTATGGAAAAGATTACCGGAGAAAAGTTTGGTGTAAACCGTCCTTTAAAAATCATCGAAAAGAACAAGTTCGTCTCAGGAAAAAGAAAACAGAACGAATTATCATTAGGGATTGACATGGTTATGTCTACCATATATAAATCAGAGCTTGTCGTCTTTAATTCTGAGAACATCGATCAAGCTACTTATGATACTCATAAAGAAAACAAGAATAGCAAACCTACGTATTTATCAAAATATACGCCTGAGTTTTGGGAAGGATATAATATTATAGAACCAAATACTGCGATCAAAGCTTTTAAAGTTCTGGATTAA
- a CDS encoding carboxypeptidase-like regulatory domain-containing protein, protein MRISLLSIAIFMYTIQVSSQTIRSKIIDGKTKLPIPFATITTKDQKEGTISNDDGTFTLSLPANYGMNASIHIASLGYITSKRKIKEIPGVISLFPETIALESVFISDKKLTADEIISKTKNKLSSNYSKNQTTTSLIHIKTAEKTTINNLRIRLKQSSISEIDQNYIDSLISSYPKTLKYYNTATGTYLSSLYKSKLVLNTGTETYNKEAHKKAARIFRDFSETLKRSMLSNSKLKTKSGLISTTQHIDSIIRQNDYSFHEKCKYAIRRSFSYDLVREGYYLDILSKSRRYVFQRLQDTTIHTIPLYQIQFSPGRKGKFKGTLFINPSDYAIVKFNFENTKPLFKTNFLGYMDQENIYKGFTQFHKTADGVYHLQHGSLIFGKITGINKNLHLIEKNKKAIQKGQKIKLNVHSLISSLSSFEITISDKEPIQETFFNLTAENRDFTARFIATKDSVH, encoded by the coding sequence ATGAGAATATCTCTTCTGAGCATCGCAATCTTCATGTATACTATACAGGTGTCATCTCAGACAATACGATCTAAAATAATTGATGGAAAAACAAAATTACCTATACCATTTGCTACAATAACGACAAAAGATCAAAAAGAAGGAACCATTAGCAATGATGATGGCACTTTTACCCTTTCACTTCCTGCTAACTATGGTATGAATGCTTCTATTCATATTGCTTCTTTAGGGTATATCACTTCAAAAAGGAAAATTAAAGAGATCCCTGGTGTCATTTCATTGTTTCCTGAAACAATTGCCCTGGAGAGTGTCTTCATTTCTGATAAAAAATTAACCGCTGATGAAATTATCTCAAAAACAAAAAATAAACTTTCCAGCAATTATTCAAAAAATCAAACCACCACGAGTCTAATTCATATAAAGACAGCAGAAAAAACTACGATAAACAACCTTAGAATCCGGCTAAAACAATCTTCTATTTCCGAAATAGATCAAAACTATATTGACAGTCTTATTTCTTCATACCCTAAAACACTAAAATATTACAATACAGCCACCGGCACCTACCTTTCTTCTCTTTACAAAAGCAAATTAGTTCTGAATACAGGAACTGAAACATACAATAAAGAAGCTCATAAAAAAGCTGCGCGCATCTTTCGCGATTTCTCAGAAACATTAAAAAGAAGTATGCTTTCTAATTCTAAATTAAAAACCAAATCTGGTCTTATTAGTACAACTCAGCATATCGATTCCATTATCCGACAGAACGATTATAGTTTCCATGAAAAATGCAAATATGCTATACGAAGAAGCTTTTCTTACGATCTGGTCAGAGAAGGGTATTATCTCGACATATTAAGCAAATCCAGACGGTATGTATTCCAGCGACTGCAAGATACCACCATCCATACCATTCCTTTGTACCAAATTCAATTTTCTCCCGGAAGAAAGGGTAAATTTAAAGGAACTCTTTTTATTAACCCTTCTGATTACGCCATTGTGAAATTCAATTTTGAAAATACCAAACCTCTTTTCAAAACGAACTTCTTAGGGTATATGGATCAGGAAAATATCTATAAAGGATTTACTCAATTTCATAAAACAGCTGACGGAGTATATCACCTGCAACATGGCTCTTTAATTTTTGGAAAGATCACTGGTATAAATAAGAACCTGCACCTTATTGAAAAGAATAAAAAAGCAATTCAAAAAGGACAAAAAATAAAGCTCAATGTCCACTCACTGATTTCTTCTCTTTCCTCTTTCGAGATAACCATATCAGACAAAGAACCAATACAAGAAACTTTTTTTAATCTGACAGCAGAAAACCGTGATTTTACAGCTCGATTTATCGCTACGAAAGATTCAGTCCACTAA
- the hemH gene encoding ferrochelatase gives MSKGVLLVNLGSPDSTNPKDVKKYLGEFLMDPRVIDVPLWARILLVKGIILNTRPKKSAAAYEKIWWEEGSPLIVISERLQQKVSEKTSIPIGLAMRYGSMNIKKGLQELHDQGVTDVLIIPLYPQFAMATTETILVLAEEIRAAHFPDMTLSDLPAFYNKPEYIEVLSKSIAESLKDKNYEHLLFSYHGVPERHIRKSDITKSHCKIDGSCCNTPSKAHQFCYRHQCLKTTEEVAKKLNLKEGSYSTSFQSRLGFDPWLQPYTDRTIERMGKSGIKNMAIVTPAFVSDCLETLEEIAMEGEEIFHEVGGDTFTTVPCLNDNEDWAQIVSNWVNEWSDQK, from the coding sequence ATGAGCAAAGGAGTTCTCCTTGTCAATCTGGGATCACCAGATAGTACAAACCCCAAAGATGTAAAAAAATACCTAGGCGAATTTTTAATGGACCCAAGAGTAATTGATGTCCCTTTATGGGCTCGTATTTTACTTGTCAAGGGGATTATTCTTAATACCCGTCCCAAAAAATCTGCAGCGGCTTATGAAAAAATATGGTGGGAAGAAGGTTCTCCCCTTATTGTGATTTCTGAAAGGCTGCAGCAGAAGGTCTCGGAAAAGACATCCATCCCTATCGGTTTAGCGATGCGATATGGATCAATGAATATCAAAAAAGGATTACAGGAACTACATGATCAGGGAGTCACTGATGTGCTTATCATTCCTCTATATCCTCAATTCGCAATGGCTACAACTGAGACTATTCTTGTCCTTGCAGAAGAAATCAGAGCTGCACATTTTCCCGATATGACACTTAGTGATCTTCCTGCTTTTTACAACAAGCCTGAGTATATTGAGGTTTTATCCAAGAGTATTGCAGAAAGCTTAAAAGACAAGAACTATGAGCATTTATTGTTTTCATATCACGGTGTTCCGGAAAGACATATCAGAAAAAGTGACATTACGAAATCTCATTGCAAAATAGACGGATCATGCTGTAATACTCCTTCTAAGGCACATCAATTTTGCTACCGTCATCAATGCCTGAAAACAACAGAAGAAGTTGCTAAAAAACTCAACTTAAAAGAAGGTTCTTATTCAACTTCTTTTCAATCTCGATTAGGGTTTGACCCCTGGTTACAGCCCTATACTGACAGAACCATCGAAAGAATGGGGAAAAGCGGTATTAAAAATATGGCGATTGTCACTCCTGCCTTCGTTTCTGACTGCTTAGAAACCTTAGAAGAAATTGCAATGGAGGGAGAAGAAATTTTTCACGAAGTAGGGGGAGACACCTTTACTACCGTACCTTGTCTTAATGACAATGAAGATTGGGCACAAATCGTATCCAACTGGGTAAATGAATGGTCTGATCAAAAATAA
- a CDS encoding uroporphyrinogen-III synthase: MNEYLSILSTKKLKKEQLHQLFQQKVRYSEYSAIKITFIDFEYSSFVKNGIFTSVNSVNSVLKKRIQVETAFCVGEKTKKRLETQAIQVAVTERNARNLAERLVEKYRGEQFTFFCGKERRDELPAILLANKVKFDEVVTYTTSKIIKEFDTQFDVVLFFSPSGVKSFVRKNNLQNTLVFCIGNTTASEAKKHTDMVVVANTPTVEGVLDQVLYFISNGVDK; this comes from the coding sequence TTGAATGAATACCTAAGCATATTATCTACTAAAAAGCTGAAAAAAGAACAATTACACCAGCTATTTCAGCAAAAGGTTAGGTATTCTGAATATAGTGCCATAAAAATAACGTTTATTGATTTTGAATATAGCAGTTTTGTGAAAAATGGAATTTTCACAAGTGTAAATTCGGTCAATTCCGTTTTAAAAAAAAGAATACAGGTTGAAACTGCTTTTTGTGTAGGAGAAAAAACAAAAAAAAGATTAGAAACACAGGCTATTCAGGTAGCGGTTACCGAGCGTAATGCACGAAATCTGGCAGAGAGATTGGTAGAAAAATACAGAGGAGAACAGTTTACCTTTTTTTGTGGAAAAGAAAGAAGAGATGAATTGCCGGCGATTTTGTTAGCAAATAAGGTGAAGTTTGATGAGGTGGTGACCTATACTACCAGTAAAATCATTAAGGAGTTTGATACACAATTTGATGTTGTTTTGTTTTTTAGCCCATCAGGAGTTAAGAGTTTTGTAAGAAAAAATAATCTACAGAATACCCTGGTATTTTGTATTGGCAATACCACTGCTTCGGAGGCAAAAAAACACACTGATATGGTGGTAGTAGCCAATACTCCAACAGTGGAAGGAGTACTTGATCAGGTACTTTACTTCATCAGTAATGGTGTAGATAAGTGA
- a CDS encoding EI24 domain-containing protein, with protein sequence MFKNILSGIKSYFGTVSLISKLKLWKYFAIPILISFLLGGVFIALAYFLASPLGMLISKIWVWEYGKETFTSISVYLGGFLVIVMGIVVYKHIVMALSAPFMSPVSEKVERHLVGDISHIHRQTTFRAQLLRGIRINIRNLIRELIFILPLVVLSLIPVVGIVATILIFVVQAYYVGFGNMDYTMERHFSYKDSIEFVRKHRGVAIGNGLLFMLMLFIPVLGFIFTLPISVVAASTETVRVLKNEKKFEGTTLETKEI encoded by the coding sequence ATGTTTAAAAACATTTTATCTGGAATTAAATCTTATTTTGGGACAGTATCGTTAATCTCAAAATTGAAATTGTGGAAGTATTTTGCAATTCCGATTTTGATCAGTTTTCTGTTGGGAGGTGTTTTTATTGCATTGGCATATTTTCTGGCTTCTCCGTTAGGAATGCTCATATCCAAAATATGGGTATGGGAATATGGAAAAGAAACATTTACTTCTATCAGTGTGTACCTGGGAGGCTTTCTTGTTATTGTAATGGGAATTGTCGTGTATAAGCATATTGTAATGGCTTTATCAGCACCATTTATGAGTCCGGTTTCTGAGAAAGTAGAACGGCATTTGGTCGGAGATATATCACATATACACAGACAGACAACCTTTAGAGCACAATTATTAAGAGGAATTAGGATCAATATAAGAAACCTGATACGAGAGCTCATTTTTATTTTACCCCTTGTTGTTTTAAGTCTGATTCCTGTGGTTGGGATAGTCGCTACAATTTTGATTTTTGTAGTACAGGCGTACTATGTTGGTTTTGGGAATATGGATTATACAATGGAACGACATTTTTCATATAAAGACAGTATCGAATTTGTCAGAAAACATAGAGGAGTAGCCATAGGAAATGGTCTTCTGTTTATGCTGATGTTATTTATTCCAGTACTGGGATTTATTTTTACATTACCCATTTCGGTGGTAGCCGCTTCTACAGAAACGGTACGGGTATTGAAAAATGAGAAAAAATTTGAAGGAACCACCTTGGAAACTAAAGAAATATGA